One Sinorhizobium arboris LMG 14919 genomic region harbors:
- a CDS encoding condensation domain-containing protein, translating into MRETTWVADPRRASHVQEAHITHALEMAAGGSLLPSWLGSVFGLPAQLNAHAFTTALRQWTDRHEILRSHLTFSPGTKSGGHLQRRTLPPGAVSIHPSAAGDFTDGRQLARYLEELFNGEISPLGWPAYMCVTIDRPEATTVCLAADHVLMDGYSILATAHEIQTLYAAALAARGGKPAPPLLPPTASYVDFAEAERTEADALTVDHESIVSWRHFLAEADGRLPEFPVPVGDVSGNAAAQPSRYVQLLDASAAQAFAQHCREPGGNILSGLLACLAKVGYEISGSGEFRTMVPFHKRTGPWRSSIGWYVGMGPVAFPFSKTDSFPEAVCRAVSSVDQAKELARVPIPRVAELLGQPLRDPFMVSYMDLRRTPGARSWKAWQVITLRSRSTDPDEVCLWVVRTYDGLVVNYRHPATGLAAVAVPDYVARARHVLACVANTGCWPAIVEPAGEYCA; encoded by the coding sequence ATGCGCGAAACGACCTGGGTAGCCGATCCACGGAGAGCTTCCCACGTCCAGGAAGCACACATCACGCACGCACTCGAGATGGCAGCCGGGGGTTCCCTGCTGCCATCCTGGCTGGGCTCCGTATTCGGTCTGCCCGCCCAGCTGAATGCGCATGCGTTCACCACGGCCTTGCGCCAGTGGACGGACCGCCACGAAATCTTGCGCAGCCATCTCACTTTCTCACCTGGCACCAAATCGGGCGGCCATCTGCAGCGGAGGACGCTGCCGCCCGGAGCCGTGAGTATTCACCCCAGTGCGGCGGGGGATTTCACCGACGGCCGGCAGCTGGCTCGATATCTCGAGGAATTGTTTAACGGCGAAATCAGTCCCCTCGGCTGGCCCGCATATATGTGCGTCACCATCGACCGCCCAGAGGCCACAACCGTCTGTCTGGCCGCCGATCACGTGCTGATGGACGGTTACTCCATTCTCGCAACCGCACATGAGATCCAGACCCTGTACGCTGCAGCACTCGCGGCACGCGGCGGCAAGCCTGCGCCACCTCTCCTTCCCCCCACTGCCAGTTACGTCGATTTCGCCGAAGCCGAACGGACCGAAGCCGATGCGCTGACCGTCGACCATGAGTCCATCGTCAGCTGGCGGCATTTCCTTGCCGAAGCGGACGGCCGGCTGCCGGAGTTTCCTGTGCCGGTTGGTGACGTGAGCGGCAACGCGGCTGCTCAGCCAAGTCGATACGTCCAGCTTCTCGACGCATCCGCTGCGCAAGCGTTCGCGCAACACTGCCGTGAGCCCGGAGGCAATATCTTATCCGGACTGCTCGCCTGTCTCGCGAAGGTCGGCTACGAAATCTCCGGTTCGGGAGAATTTCGAACGATGGTCCCCTTCCACAAACGGACCGGCCCGTGGCGTTCTTCCATTGGCTGGTACGTGGGTATGGGCCCGGTGGCCTTCCCGTTCAGCAAAACCGATTCCTTTCCTGAGGCCGTATGTCGGGCGGTCTCCAGTGTGGATCAGGCGAAGGAGCTGGCTCGGGTACCCATCCCCCGAGTGGCCGAACTCCTCGGGCAACCGCTCCGAGACCCCTTCATGGTCTCGTACATGGACCTTCGTCGTACCCCCGGCGCCCGCAGCTGGAAAGCTTGGCAAGTCATCACCCTCCGCAGCCGGAGCACCGATCCTGACGAGGTATGCCTCTGGGTCGTGCGGACTTATGACGGCCTCGTCGTCAACTACCGCCACCCCGCCACGGGTCTGGCAGCCGTCGCGGTCCCCGACTACGTCGCCCGCGCAAGGCACGTCCTGGCCTGCGTCGCGAATACGGGTTGCTGGCCCGCCATCGTAGAACCCGCCGGAGAATATTGCGCATGA
- a CDS encoding GMC oxidoreductase, with translation MQFYDGITFRYRQADLSASQYLTTDMEVDWPITIQDLEPHYSEIEHLLEISGTSGFPSYPASLRGVKLSNAMQELGIKPKNIPLAIRPPGTSNGCNQCSSCDELMCPTDAKASVLTRNVLDDSALSGKISVLYGCFVNRIDTRSDGRADALECYLPLSSELIRIPVERVIVCASAIQSAALMLRSKSGHAPKGIGNGSDLVGRGLSFKISGYSTGYMESDDCGSGVLVPHWGPHATVYTDEFYEHSDVPCGFGGLIYEANFLSPNENAGRVRLHYIAGEEPWSHNRVVLTEAVDRHGIPYIRFHYTNSDNDHARLGFLADRAEDILRRLGTSRIEREPLSHAKGSSHLHGTMPAGRDPRKSVVDNCGRIHGSTNIYVMDGSVMNFPGNSNPTHTIMANARRMALLLE, from the coding sequence ATGCAGTTCTATGATGGAATCACGTTCAGATACAGACAAGCAGATCTGTCGGCTTCTCAATATCTTACGACTGACATGGAGGTTGATTGGCCTATTACCATCCAGGATCTCGAGCCCCACTACTCTGAGATCGAGCATTTGCTGGAGATCAGTGGCACTAGTGGGTTCCCATCCTATCCAGCCAGCCTGCGTGGAGTGAAGTTATCCAATGCGATGCAGGAACTCGGCATAAAGCCAAAAAATATCCCACTGGCAATTCGGCCGCCAGGAACGAGCAACGGATGCAACCAGTGTTCATCTTGCGATGAGCTGATGTGTCCAACGGATGCGAAAGCATCCGTGCTTACAAGAAACGTTTTGGATGACTCCGCCCTATCGGGAAAGATTTCAGTACTATACGGCTGTTTCGTCAACAGGATCGATACTCGCAGCGACGGTCGGGCTGACGCACTGGAATGCTATCTGCCGCTCTCATCGGAACTGATCCGGATTCCAGTCGAGAGGGTCATCGTTTGCGCAAGCGCGATTCAATCAGCGGCATTGATGCTTCGCTCGAAGAGCGGGCATGCACCGAAGGGGATAGGAAATGGATCTGATCTTGTTGGGCGGGGCCTCTCATTCAAGATCAGCGGCTACTCCACAGGCTACATGGAGTCCGATGATTGCGGCTCCGGTGTATTGGTTCCGCACTGGGGGCCGCATGCGACCGTATATACGGACGAGTTCTACGAGCATAGCGACGTGCCATGTGGATTTGGCGGCCTCATTTATGAGGCGAACTTCCTCTCGCCAAATGAGAACGCCGGTCGCGTGAGGCTGCACTACATAGCTGGGGAAGAGCCATGGTCGCACAATCGCGTTGTACTTACCGAGGCCGTTGATCGGCACGGCATCCCCTACATCCGTTTCCATTATACAAACTCGGACAATGACCATGCGCGATTAGGCTTTCTCGCCGACCGCGCGGAAGACATACTGCGCCGTCTTGGCACATCCCGCATCGAGCGCGAACCATTATCCCATGCAAAAGGCAGTTCCCATCTGCATGGCACCATGCCTGCCGGACGTGACCCCAGGAAGTCGGTCGTCGACAACTGCGGCAGGATTCATGGGTCCACCAACATCTATGTCATGGACGGCTCGGTTATGAATTTTCCGGGCAACAGCAATCCGACACACACAATCATGGCCAACGCGCGGCGAATGGCCCTGTTACTCGAGTAG
- a CDS encoding aminotransferase class III-fold pyridoxal phosphate-dependent enzyme, with product MLDAGAIGHLAEWERETRSSIIFRSANGATAEDINGKIYLDMTSCSGASPLGSNNTLFKSRLAQAMKHEPDILPSPVSEQRRILAAKIMEMLPSNPRVFFLRTGSCATEAAVRIARHRTGRPVILTAGFHGWHDIFQQSPWSDNPPANDRHVQDFQYDLDILEQQLSENEGEVAGIFFTPEPTAFSPELLQEISRMARLHGVLLMVDEVLCGLRYAKGGYCRKHGVEADLITLAKGIAQGVGLSVVAGTADAMAGADRAYLGNTYLRENRAFVAGNLTQDIFEEAEIVARLAEIGSALKTQFQTSFERSGIPARILGSDTMFDIVLPSQRHGRAFAQRCLQHGIYTGYPGKYMSNASMDDIFFSALLPALERALADYRKDEDMAAQITDASIVEYFAQAFRATEKACLSNKHHWA from the coding sequence ATGCTCGATGCCGGCGCTATCGGACATTTGGCTGAATGGGAGCGTGAAACCCGGTCCTCCATAATATTCCGTTCCGCCAACGGTGCGACGGCGGAGGATATCAACGGCAAGATCTATCTGGATATGACATCCTGCAGCGGGGCTTCGCCCCTGGGCAGCAATAACACGTTGTTCAAGAGCAGGCTTGCACAGGCCATGAAGCACGAGCCTGACATTCTGCCATCGCCGGTGAGTGAACAACGCCGGATACTTGCCGCGAAAATCATGGAAATGCTCCCAAGCAATCCTAGAGTATTCTTCTTGAGGACGGGATCTTGCGCGACCGAGGCGGCGGTTCGGATCGCCCGGCACCGAACCGGCCGGCCGGTTATCCTGACGGCTGGCTTTCACGGGTGGCACGATATCTTTCAACAAAGTCCCTGGTCGGACAACCCGCCAGCCAACGATCGACACGTCCAGGACTTCCAATATGACCTTGATATTCTGGAGCAGCAGCTTTCCGAGAACGAGGGGGAGGTGGCAGGCATTTTCTTTACGCCCGAGCCCACGGCCTTCTCTCCGGAACTTCTTCAGGAAATCTCCAGAATGGCAAGACTGCACGGCGTGTTGCTGATGGTTGACGAGGTGCTGTGCGGACTTCGTTACGCCAAGGGCGGCTACTGCCGAAAGCACGGTGTGGAAGCCGATCTCATCACATTGGCCAAAGGGATAGCACAAGGCGTCGGACTTTCCGTTGTTGCCGGCACCGCCGATGCCATGGCGGGAGCCGACAGGGCTTATCTCGGAAATACCTACCTACGCGAGAACCGGGCCTTCGTGGCCGGCAACCTGACGCAGGATATTTTTGAGGAAGCAGAAATCGTCGCTCGCCTCGCCGAGATTGGCTCGGCGCTCAAGACACAGTTCCAAACCTCCTTCGAGCGCAGCGGAATACCTGCGCGAATTCTCGGAAGCGATACTATGTTTGATATCGTTCTGCCCTCGCAAAGGCACGGAAGAGCGTTCGCTCAGAGGTGTCTACAGCACGGTATCTATACGGGATACCCAGGAAAATACATGAGCAATGCGTCCATGGACGACATTTTTTTCAGCGCTTTGCTGCCGGCACTGGAGCGAGCACTGGCTGACTACCGCAAGGACGAGGACATGGCTGCGCAGATCACTGACGCATCCATCGTCGAATACTTCGCGCAGGCGTTCCGCGCCACCGAGAAAGCATGCCTCTCCAACAAGCATCATTGGGCGTGA
- a CDS encoding radical SAM/SPASM domain-containing protein: MDDTKLFPQLKETVCLKPMAGYALAHGHHPSQIQMLDPSHAFFLSLCDKGLLPPQIAFIYGQTFGLKDVDAHSQIDQLLSKYRHFLNFDTTPVPRERFSPQEFLYRADPSALDLATFGKWPVPAGISITLTFSCNFRCSYCYQDNRQRSDRRWSLSKCLELLDEAADWGVVFAGFTGGEPTIFNGWLELLERTLTRGMIPVFTSNGTVIGTDPDIALRLKDAGMEEVTISLDVCSPELHDQVTRTSGHFPKVVDAIRFLRAAGIRVLIKSVLTPMTQHAVQETIDFLVDLGVGGIGISYMESGAINSAANCAPNVTPEELSRVRDRIEQKREQYSHLCNIEPPEDANKLWTETDWYPCGGMISGMSIFPSGDVSVCDKMHGVKAFTLGNVFDAGLKEIWNSDAFARLCERATDPEVVDSDCAICSKLHLCRTSCFVDSFNVTGSYFGKDPSCGGPFLN, from the coding sequence ATGGACGATACCAAGTTGTTCCCCCAGCTCAAGGAAACGGTTTGCCTAAAGCCGATGGCGGGGTACGCCTTGGCTCATGGTCACCACCCTTCCCAGATCCAAATGCTTGACCCTTCTCACGCGTTCTTTCTGTCGCTGTGCGACAAAGGTCTCCTCCCACCCCAAATCGCCTTTATCTATGGCCAAACCTTCGGCCTTAAGGATGTTGATGCTCACTCACAAATTGATCAGTTGTTGAGCAAGTATCGGCATTTTCTTAATTTCGACACGACGCCAGTCCCAAGAGAGCGATTTAGTCCGCAAGAATTCCTCTACCGGGCTGATCCTTCCGCGCTTGACCTCGCAACTTTTGGCAAATGGCCCGTTCCTGCGGGGATCAGCATCACTCTTACGTTCAGTTGCAACTTCAGGTGCTCCTATTGCTATCAAGATAATCGCCAGAGGAGCGACCGGCGCTGGAGCTTGAGCAAGTGCCTTGAATTGCTGGATGAGGCGGCGGACTGGGGCGTGGTGTTTGCAGGATTCACTGGTGGCGAACCGACCATCTTTAATGGCTGGCTTGAGTTGCTAGAGCGCACCCTCACACGGGGTATGATCCCGGTCTTCACTAGCAACGGAACGGTAATCGGGACTGATCCTGACATTGCCCTTCGGTTGAAAGATGCAGGCATGGAAGAAGTGACGATCAGTTTGGACGTCTGCTCGCCTGAACTGCATGATCAGGTGACCAGGACCAGCGGACATTTTCCCAAGGTAGTCGATGCGATTCGTTTTTTACGCGCGGCCGGAATCCGAGTGCTTATCAAGAGCGTGCTGACGCCGATGACTCAGCATGCGGTGCAGGAAACGATAGACTTCCTGGTTGATTTGGGAGTTGGAGGTATCGGCATTTCCTATATGGAGAGCGGAGCCATCAACTCCGCCGCCAATTGTGCTCCCAACGTTACTCCTGAAGAACTGTCACGTGTCCGAGATCGGATCGAACAAAAGCGTGAACAGTACTCACACCTCTGTAATATTGAACCGCCCGAGGATGCCAACAAATTGTGGACAGAGACGGACTGGTATCCCTGTGGCGGCATGATCTCCGGAATGTCGATATTTCCGAGCGGCGACGTATCCGTGTGTGACAAGATGCACGGGGTTAAGGCTTTTACTTTGGGCAATGTGTTCGATGCTGGCCTTAAAGAAATTTGGAACAGCGATGCGTTCGCACGACTTTGTGAGCGAGCGACAGATCCAGAGGTCGTCGATTCCGACTGCGCCATCTGCAGCAAGCTGCACCTTTGCCGGACGTCCTGTTTTGTCGATTCTTTCAACGTGACGGGCAGCTACTTCGGCAAAGATCCGTCTTGCGGCGGTCCGTTCTTGAACTAG
- a CDS encoding GH12 family glycosyl hydrolase domain-containing protein has translation MYSNRIDGTGSLAFPPGYVDTQDDKPFRQAVNGANSPTAALLSTNAPIWSSSAQYGDFSHGGYSWNNDIYGGKAAGPQTISVHADNQWSVWSNQPNTDGIKSYPHQAFNVGKPLSSINTLTSSFNQDVPAGGAWNTAYDIWDSSHQNEIMLWTNYTGNPDGSGNVKPISYHYDASGAAIPIHRNVNVGGATWNVFEGYNGHKVISLVLTSKTDNGTVDIKSILDWLKSNGHLGDINVGSVQYGVEITASPGGKNFNFKNCSVSST, from the coding sequence ATGTATTCCAATCGGATAGATGGTACCGGATCGTTGGCCTTCCCGCCGGGGTATGTCGACACACAGGATGATAAACCGTTCAGGCAAGCTGTGAATGGAGCTAACTCACCGACTGCGGCGCTTCTATCGACAAACGCTCCGATTTGGAGCTCGAGCGCTCAATACGGAGACTTTTCACACGGTGGCTATTCTTGGAACAACGACATATATGGGGGTAAGGCCGCTGGGCCTCAGACGATTTCGGTTCATGCAGACAACCAGTGGAGCGTGTGGTCGAACCAGCCTAATACTGATGGCATCAAGAGCTACCCCCACCAGGCTTTCAATGTCGGGAAACCACTCAGTTCAATCAACACTCTGACGTCGAGCTTCAATCAGGATGTTCCTGCTGGCGGCGCGTGGAACACCGCCTACGACATCTGGGACAGCTCACATCAGAATGAGATAATGCTCTGGACAAACTACACCGGAAATCCAGACGGCAGCGGCAATGTTAAGCCCATCTCATATCATTATGACGCTTCCGGGGCGGCGATTCCGATCCACCGCAATGTCAATGTAGGCGGAGCGACTTGGAACGTGTTCGAAGGCTATAATGGTCACAAGGTCATCTCACTGGTGCTCACTTCCAAGACCGATAACGGGACGGTGGACATCAAGAGTATCCTGGATTGGCTCAAGTCGAATGGCCACCTTGGCGACATAAACGTCGGCAGCGTTCAGTACGGCGTCGAGATTACCGCGTCCCCAGGCGGGAAGAACTTCAACTTCAAAAACTGCTCCGTTAGCTCGACGTGA
- the sctJ gene encoding type III secretion system inner membrane ring lipoprotein SctJ: MAVFPHSHATPWSRAGKLSAAILLCVLLSSCSEDVLTALDQRDARDAQVVLERAGIHAEVLAGEDSTFSISVDSRDRTRAIELLAEAGLPRQPRSTVADLFPGDGFLVTPFEQKARMAYAVEQQLADTLSALDGVAAARVHVVLPEDNGRGLIKEKARASALLQYRPGADLADIELKSRSIMLNSIRGLAYEDVSVITSPWSEVGLTASTAGPAVTSATTEPAATDEFVSLGPLLGYRSLSIVAAVILAAAASLLLIAPRRKESR, translated from the coding sequence ATGGCTGTCTTCCCGCATAGTCACGCGACGCCTTGGTCGCGCGCCGGCAAACTCTCAGCCGCCATCCTTCTTTGCGTTCTACTTTCCTCCTGCAGCGAAGACGTGCTGACGGCGCTGGACCAGCGTGACGCCCGCGACGCGCAGGTTGTGCTGGAGCGGGCCGGAATCCACGCGGAGGTCCTGGCGGGTGAGGATTCGACCTTTTCCATTTCCGTAGACAGCCGCGATCGCACCAGGGCGATCGAACTTCTCGCCGAGGCAGGTCTGCCGCGCCAACCGCGCAGCACCGTCGCCGATCTCTTTCCGGGTGACGGCTTTCTGGTGACCCCCTTCGAGCAGAAGGCACGCATGGCCTACGCGGTCGAACAACAGCTTGCCGATACCTTGTCGGCGCTCGATGGCGTCGCAGCGGCTCGCGTGCACGTCGTTCTGCCGGAAGACAACGGCCGCGGCCTCATCAAGGAGAAGGCGCGCGCTTCGGCGCTGCTGCAGTATCGACCGGGCGCAGACCTGGCGGACATCGAGCTGAAAAGCCGCTCCATAATGCTGAACAGCATTCGGGGACTGGCCTATGAGGACGTCTCCGTCATCACCAGCCCATGGTCGGAAGTCGGTCTGACGGCGTCGACAGCGGGTCCGGCGGTAACGTCCGCAACCACCGAGCCTGCTGCCACCGACGAGTTCGTCAGCCTCGGACCACTGCTTGGCTATCGCAGCCTCTCGATCGTAGCGGCCGTCATTCTCGCGGCCGCAGCGAGCCTGCTTCTGATCGCCCCGCGTCGGAAGGAAAGCCGATGA
- the sctL gene encoding type III secretion system stator protein SctL has product MTELRRRSRVIPAREFGLVSEAAALAAAAREAAAIETAKASEVREAAREDGYRAGYAEGLRRATEGFAAAAAKAEKALFNIESLVTPIVLRSVARIVGSLDADERVRRLVTQAIAETAETQRVTLRVAAGEAAVVRKAIEGLDQRIDVVADQFLSAGEIVMETPASRAHIGVREQIAALMEAAERG; this is encoded by the coding sequence ATGACAGAGCTTAGGCGCCGCAGCCGCGTCATCCCGGCTCGGGAGTTCGGTTTGGTAAGCGAAGCTGCGGCCTTGGCCGCGGCCGCACGGGAGGCCGCGGCCATTGAAACCGCAAAGGCCTCGGAGGTACGCGAGGCGGCACGGGAGGACGGCTACCGCGCAGGCTATGCCGAAGGGCTGCGCAGGGCGACGGAGGGATTTGCCGCCGCAGCCGCCAAGGCGGAAAAGGCGCTCTTCAATATCGAAAGCCTAGTCACACCGATTGTGCTCAGGTCTGTCGCCAGAATAGTTGGTAGTCTCGATGCAGACGAGCGGGTTCGTCGCCTTGTCACCCAGGCGATCGCCGAAACGGCCGAGACCCAGCGCGTGACGTTGCGCGTTGCCGCCGGCGAGGCGGCGGTGGTCCGCAAGGCGATCGAAGGGCTCGATCAGCGCATCGATGTGGTCGCTGACCAGTTCCTTTCGGCCGGCGAAATCGTGATGGAGACTCCTGCGAGCCGGGCGCATA